The proteins below come from a single Drosophila suzukii chromosome X, CBGP_Dsuzu_IsoJpt1.0, whole genome shotgun sequence genomic window:
- the LOC108005165 gene encoding nudC domain-containing protein 1 has translation MPVVELCVDRSLVCPNFDGYKLSFDPVPVLRQEIEVEPLHLLAHRDQYSLLHVELFGRHNHLVADPWQRHCSYYINVRHQLVQCLYDPQSGNSLGQRVVYTIDYRDQGDGFQHLEGDYNYSMCFVSERFCVICDGMTSYHLVDTGDRSRNGEQTWERITRTPVNHTSEYRGFSLYDARLDVVQERKQISLLAGHVARREKNTARERTHVYYMDLTWGRWTQSLANGEWSYIVCQRLETTGMVLYCAFEPRAESLIIASNRDVHTPEQRRESDEADAVAPVLADPPVPPVIQVENGDQPHYRWTQTNENVHIRFEVPTTATKEDFSVISTNTSVEVKYLDEVLLTGQLYASLNEDFTSWTFEAEGMEGLEVTLSKDERKHWPRLLAQGEDGDEGAAPLPIPNLEDPIEECDLGLVDEDIKMVRFNLSKKCITHTIFLGSNPLLFNATLRPGFPAAFATRQGVDASIWLQKYQPSRPDEWGVRHEGQLHAFGYVQASKEMRKYTACCPDLEYVAICETFRHVLVYWPRHDSAGGLRKRNGPPVTVGKQNLITIDHTLGEIVGITTANNVITVLTRRALLHLQV, from the exons ATGCCGGTGGTGGAGCTGTGCGTGGACCGCAGCCTGGTGTGTCCCAACTTCGATGGCTACAAACTGTCCTTTGATCCGGTGCCGGTGCTCCGGCAGGAAATCGAGGTAGAGCCCTTGCATCTGCTTGCGCACCGGGATCAGTACTCGCTGCTCCACGTGGAGCTCTTCGGCCGGCACAATCACCTGGTCGCCGATCCCTGGCAGCGCCACTGCAGCTACTACATCAATGTGCGCCACCAGCTGGTGCAGTGCCTCTACGATCCGCAAAGTGGGAATTCACTTGGCCAGCGGGTTGTCTACACCATCGATTATCGCGACCAGGGCGATGGATTCCAACATTTGGAGGGGGACTACAACTACTCGATGTGCTTCGTTTCGGAGCGATTCTGTGTGATCTGCGATGGGATGACCTCGTACCACCTGGTGGACACCGGCGATCGATCGCGAAACGGTGAGCAGACATGGGAACGGATCACCCGCACGCCGGTGAATCATACCAGTGAGTATCGCGGCTTTTCGCTCTACGACGCCCGACTGGATGTGGTGCAGGAACGCAAACAAATCTCTCTGCTGGCCGGCCATGTGGCACGCCGGGAAAAGAACACGGCCAGAGAACGAACACACGTCTATTACATGGATCTGACATGGGGACGCTGGACCCAATCGCTGGCCAACGGCGAGTGGTCATATATCGTCTGCCAGCGTCTAGAGACCACTGGTATGGTGCTCTACTGCGCCTTTGAGCCGCGCGCCGAGTCCCTGATCATTGCCAGCAATCGCGATGTGCACACACCAGAACAGCGTCGGGAATCCGATGAAGCAGACGCTGTAGCTCCTGTTCTAGCAGATCCACCAGTTCCTCCAGTTATCCAGGTGGAAAATGGCGACCAACCACACTATCGCTGGACCCAGACAAATGAAAACGTACACATCCGTTTCGAAGTGCCCACTACTGCCACCAAAGAAGACTTCAGCGTAATCTCTACAAACACATCTGTTGAAGTGAAATATCTGGACGAGGTGCTGCTTACCGGGCAGTTATACGCCAGTTTGAACGAGGATTTCACCTCCTGGACCTTTGAGGCGGAAGGTATGGAAGGCCTGGAAGTCACGCTGTCGAAAGATGAGAGAAAGCACTGGCCACGATTGCTCGCACAGGGGGAAGATGGCGACGAGGGCGCAGCGCCGCTGCCTATTCCCAATCTTGAGGATCCCATTGAGGAGTGCGACCTGGGACTGGTTGACGAGGACATAAAGATGG TGCGCTTCAATCTGTCGAAAAAGTGCATTACCCACACCATTTTCCTGGGCTCCAATCCACTGCTGTTCAACGCCACGCTGCGTCCTGGATTTCCGGCCGCCTTTGCCACGCGCCAAGGCGTCGATGCTTCCATTTGGTTGCAGAAGTACCAGCCGAGTCGACCGGACGAGTGGGGCGTCCGCCACGAGGGCCAGCTGCATGCCTTTGGCTATGTGCAGGCCTCCAAGGAGATGCGCAAGTACACCGCTTGCTGCCCGGATCTGGAGTACGTGGCCATCTGTGAGACCTTTCGCCATGTCCTCGTCTATTGGCCGCGCCACGACTCAGCCGGCGGACTGCGCAAGCGCAACGGTCCGCCCGTCACCGTGGGCAAACAGAACCTCATCACCATCGACCATACCCTCGGCGAGATCGTGGGCATTACCACAGCCAACAATGTGATCACCGTTCTTACCAGACGCGCTCTGCTTCACCTGCAGGTGTAG
- the p24-1 gene encoding transmembrane emp24 domain-containing protein 3, with product MNTQLVLFVAALMLHCISAVEFTFDLADNAEDCFYEEIKKNSSAYFEFQVSAGGQLDVDVTLKDPQGKVIYKLEKATFDSHQFVAETTGVYTACFGNQFSAFSHKIVYVDFQVGEEPALPGVDEHATVLTQMETSSQAIHKGLNDILDAQTHHRLREAQGRKRAEDLNQRVMVWSSLETAAVILIGLVQIMVLRNFFTDRKPSQAHYGRL from the coding sequence ATGAACACACAACTCGTTCTCTTTGTGGCGGCCCTCATGCTGCACTGCATCTCTGCCGTGGAATTCACCTTCGATCTGGCCGACAATGCAGAGGACTGCTTCTACGAGGAGATCAAGAAGAACTCGAGCGCCTACTTCGAGTTCCAGGTGTCGGCCGGTGGCCAATTGGATGTGGACGTCACCCTGAAGGATCCGCAGGGCAAGGTCATCTACAAACTGGAGAAGGCCACCTTCGATAGCCATCAGTTTGTGGCCGAGACGACGGGCGTGTATACCGCCTGCTTTGGCAATCAATTCTCGGCCTTCTCGCACAAGATCGTCTACGTGGACTTCCAAGTGGGCGAGGAACCGGCTCTGCCGGGTGTGGACGAGCATGCCACGGTGCTGACGCAAATGGAGACGTCCTCCCAGGCGATTCACAAGGGCCTCAACGATATCCTGGACGCCCAGACGCATCATCGACTGCGTGAGGCGCAAGGTCGCAAGCGGGCCGAGGATCTCAATCAGAGGGTCATGGTCTGGTCCTCACTGGAAACGGCCGCCGTCATCCTGATCGGTCTCGTCCAGATCATGGTGCTGAGGAACTTCTTCACAGACCGAAAGCCCAGCCAGGCGCACTACGGGCGGCTGTAG